In the genome of Sphaeramia orbicularis chromosome 13, fSphaOr1.1, whole genome shotgun sequence, one region contains:
- the rrp8 gene encoding ribosomal RNA-processing protein 8, which produces MFNQDEDWSDDPDAKVLSESVLKNTQKANSSTNVKSKGVGKKSLLRTLQTLGSVPEWKNDDHQRNSDSETEAAPAHTKKKKKRRKKRKQGDVSEELVDKDDMDQHVMEEKPATKKKKKDKVGGPKTKPTSEGDRKVETTVNAKVKTNKPENTEKLSRKQWKNKMKNKRNCKNKYRPHKPDEEVNKAETPDKQKPKEEGKTDTYSSNNNSKETVPKVPVQKKEIEHKPKKRKNSEVDPKTQTLKEEKQLNRKENEVEKGETNSPADGPQKTVDKTKAEVTDEQEHQTPVKRLKPELNKERSLKREKLRKMLLSQDTDQTQSPTVQKEEPAVVPDEVKQDRSTSLRSRMEQRLESARFRYINEVLYSTTSGEAKRMFKQDPEAFWIYHKGYTAQVQRWPANPVDAIIHFIQQKPSSLVVADFGCGDCKIAQSVKNKVHSFDFAATCELVTVCDMANVPLEDASVDIAVFCLSLMGTNLADFLAEANRVLKMRGILKIAEVASRFENARNFITALSNLGFKMVSKDTENTHFYSFEFVKTGPAPENIKKFGLQLKPCVYKKR; this is translated from the exons ATGTTTAATCAAGATGAAGACTGGAGTGACGATCCGGATGCTAAAGTCCTGAGTGAAAGTGtcttaaaaaacacacagaaggcGAACAGCAGCACAAATGTCAAA TCCAAAGGTGTTGGAAAGAAGAGCCTGCTGCGGACACTGCAGACGctggggtcagtaccagaatgGAAGAACGATGACCATCAGCGGAATAGTGACAGTGAGACAGAAGCAGCTCCAGCACAcaccaagaagaaaaagaaaagaaggaaaaagagaaaGCAAGGTGATGTATCAGAAGAGCTGGTGGATAAGGATGACATGGATCAACATGTTATGGAAGAGAAACCcgcaacaaaaaagaagaagaaagacaaaGTTG GCGGCCCAAAAACAAAACCTACATCTGAAGGTGACAGAAAGGTGGAGACAACAGTCAATGCAAAAGTGAAGACAAACAAACCAGAGAATACAGAGAAACTCAGcagaaaacagtggaaaaacaaaatgaaaaacaagaggaactgtaaaaataaatatcgCCCCCATAAGCCTGATGAGGAAGTAAATAAAGCAGAAACTCCAGATAAACAGAAGCCAAAGGAAGAAGGAAAAACAGATACTtatagcagcaacaacaacagcaaagagACTGTACCCAAGGTGCCAGTCCAGAAAAAAGAGATTGAACACAAAccgaaaaaaaggaaaaatagtgAAGTCGACCCAAAAACACAAACtctgaaagaagaaaaacagctGAATAGGAAAGAGAACGAGGTCGAAAAAGGTGAAACCAACTCCCCTGCTGATGGGCCACAGAAGACAGTAGATAAAACTAAAGCAGAGGTCACTGATGAGCAGGAGCATCAGACACCAGTGAAAAGACTGAAACCTGAACTCAACAAAGAACGAAGTCTGAAAAGAGAAAAGTTGCGGAAGATGCTCCTCAGCCAGGACACGGACCAAACTCAGAGTCCCACGGTGCAGAAAGAGGAGCCAGCAGTAGTGCCAGATGAGGTAAAACAAGACCGCTCCACCTCCCTCAGGTCCCGCATGGAGCAGCGTTTGGAGTCAGCTCGTTTCCGCTACATCAATGAAGTTTTGTACAGCACGACCAGCGGTGAGGCCAAGCGCATGTTCAAACAGGATCCTGAGGCATTTTGGATCTACCACAAGGGATACACAGCACAGGTTCAGAGGTGGCCAGCCAATCCTGTGGATgccattattcattttattcagcaAAA ACCTTCCTCTCTGGTGGTTGCAGACTTCGGTTGTGGCGACTGTAAGATAGCGCAGAGCGTCAAGAACAAAGTGCACAGCTTCGACTTCGCAGCGACATGCGAGCTTGTTACTGTCTGTGACATGGCCAAC GTCCCACTGGAGGACGCCTCCGTGGACATCGCAGTGTTCTGCCTTTCTCTCATGGGAACCAACCTGGCAGATTTTTTAGCCGAAGCAAACCGTGTCTTAAAGATGAG GGGTATCCTGAAAATAGCAGAGGTGGCAAGTAGATTTGAGAATGCACGGAACTTCATCACTGCACTGTCAAATCTGGGATTCAAGATGGTGTCCAAG gacACAGAAAACACTCATTTCTACTCCTTTGAATTTGTGAAGACCGGACCAGCTCCtgaaaatatcaaaaaatttgGACTGCAACTGAAGCCTTGTGTGTATAAGAAACGATGA
- the LOC115431974 gene encoding hemicentin-1 isoform X1 produces MGCSRLLILGLVLNIAHWSEILGFNEESLLEIPRNVTGVLGEDVHLGCRYLGKDEITAAEWKRESESKISKRLTGFINGRPFNRDTDFSVPHSLTNLTVRMNVTNVKAEGVYKCKFMTEDEEIADTVFLSVVARPDIQIQVNAEIINGTHHQTVTCFADGGRPTPQISWLVNNRPPSNDVFNIDDEETIHPNGTSTLSSSLHFPTHLQDEDSVTCMVQHLTLPKPKLTTVRVDTYLRPNVSIKAEMVQQRGSEFWVVSCISSGGRPNTDISLALDTDEDLQTEDETGTDSQTISVHLPAATYKGHNITCMFDHPKFTHRESRVITLPSYYLSGVHLSYSGMENRDGSIQTTEYLELQEGQTDALFTVKVTGNVPSYNVTCEKDGGPVPEGVNLVGSSLSVQGPVNHVYAGLYECVFYYHHHRAMLHFNITVRTQPVPPSIQVDLQTDNGSSVIECSAADAVPAANMSWLLPEGVSGVAWFNFTSHNGSHSVRGVLLLPACSPWELTAKCVINHPAFEKPENRSITLPLCDPPNITLSSSTESRGGDEYTKVECSVESVAPAAAVTWQVGNSDSNNSTTHVMETEVHEVQADGLVLAQSSVHFLSSFYSDQNLTCVVEHPSLEAPEKRTMRIPGHTPPGLPSGAPMLSASLKRQSGSELWMAECICSGDNVGTNLAWVLPENAKAQTSLDSRYEGHVQKATLTYHFPLALHEGQDLTCVYNSEHGFTNRKTVHVPRYYISMKVLNHTTPLQSRYGGEPVARRLTLQENQHNQRILLHIEGNVPEYSLYCQRSDGSFVQTEKAAMVFKAQLTEQDEGLYTCRAYFYHHTATVNIQVEVTSEDKQFVTAAVICISSASAIIVILAIALWVFCKITATRQYKKPESLSALTALMQDPGSPAVKKPAVMDKDSKEYAQLVNYSIVIDVKSTV; encoded by the exons ATGGGATGTTCAAGGCTGCTGATTTTGGGTCTTGTCCTAAATATTGCTCACTGGTCGGAAATTTTGG GTTTCAATGAAGAGTCACTTCTGGAGATCCCACGCAATGTTACAGGAGTCCTAGGAGAAGATGTGCACCTGGGCTGCAGATATCTGGGCAAGGATGAGATCACTGCTGCAGAATGGAAACGGGAGAGTGAATCTAAAATTAGCAAGCGGCTGACAGGGTTTATCAATGGAAGGCCTTTTAACCGTGACACCGATTTCTCAGTCCCACACTCTCTCACAAACCTCACAGTCAGAATGAACGTGACCAATGTGAAAGCAGAGGGAGTGTATAAGTGTAAGTTTATGACAGAAGATGAAGAAATTGCTGACACTGTATTCCTCAGTGTAGTAG CCCGGCCTGACATACAGATCCAAGTGAATGCAGAGATTATCAACGGCACTCACCACCAGACAGTGACATGCTTCGCTGATGGGGGCCGGCCCACGCCTCAGATCAGCTGGCTGGTTAACAACCGCCCTCCTTCAAATGATGTCTTCAACATAGATGATGAGGAAACTATTCACCCAAATGGTACCTCCACCCTAAGCAGCAGCCTGCATTTCCCCACCCACTTGCAGGACGAGGACAGTGTGACCTGCATGGTTCAACACCTGACCCTCCCAAAACCAAAACTCACCACAGTGAGGGTGGACACCTACC TGAGGCCGAATGTGAGCATTAAAGCAGAGATGGTACAACAAAGAGGAAGTGAGTTCTGGGTGGTCTCTTGTATTTCATCTGGGGGGAGACCCAACACTGACATCTCTTTGGCTTTGGACACCGATGAGGATCTGCAGACAGAGGATGAGACAGGCACAGACTCACAAACCATCTCCGTGCATCTCCCTGCAGCCACTTACAAAGGCCATAACATCACCTGTATGTTTGACCACCCCAAATTTACTCACAGGGAGTCAAGAGTCATAACACTGCCATCTTATT ATTTGTCTGGAGTTCATTTGTCATATTCTGGGATGGAAAACAGGGATGGTAGCATCCAAACCACTGAGTATTTAGAGCTGCAGGAAGGACAGACAGATGCTTTATTCACAGTGAAGGTCACTGGGAATGTGCCGAGTTACAATGTTACCTGCGAAAA AGATGGTGGACCCGTACCTGAGGGTGTCAATCTGGTTGGTAGCAGCCTCTCTGTTCAGGGTCCTGTAAATCATGTCTACGCTGGCCTGTATGAATGTGTCTTCTATTATCACCATCACCGAGCAATGCTACACTTTAACATTACAGTTAGAACTCAGCCTG TTCCTCCCTCAATACAAGTTGATTTGCAGACTGACAATGGAAGCAGCGTGATTGAGTGCTCAGCAGCTGATGCTGTTCCTGCAGCCAACATGTCCTGGCTTCTACCAGAGGGTGTGTCTGGAGTCGCTTGGTTCAATTTCACTTCTCATAATGGAAGCCACTCCGTCAGGGGAGTTTTACTCCTCCCTGCCTGCTCGCCTTGGGAGCTCACAGCGAAGTGTGTGATAAATCACCCTGCATTTGAGAAACCAGAGAACAGAAGCATAACGCTCCCTCTTTGCG ATCCACCTAACATCACCCTCAGCTCCAGCACAGAGAGTAGAGGAGGTGATGAGTACACAAAGGTGGAATGCTCAGTGGAAAGTGTTGCCCCTGCAGCAGCCGTAACGTGGCAAGTTGGAAACAGTGACAGTAACAACAGCACCACTCATGTGATGGAAACTGAAGTCCATGAAGTCCAGGCTGATGGTCTGGTACTGGCTCAGAGctctgtgcacttcctgtcttcTTTTTATTCTGATCAGAATTTGACCTGTGTGGTGGAGCATCCGAGCTTGGAGGCACCAGAGAAAAGAACAATGCGCATTCCTGGGCACA CCCCCCCCGGTCTTCCTTCAGGAGCTCCTATGCTGAGTGCATCTCTAAAGAGGCAGTCAGGCTCCGAACTCTGGATGGCAGAGTGTATCTGCAGTGGGGACAATGTTGGCACGAACCTGGCCTGGGTCCTTCCTGAAAATGCCAAAGCCCAAACATCCCTGGACTCAAGGTACGAAGGTCATGTCCAGAAAGCTACGCTAACTTATCATTTTCCTCTGGCTCTTCATGAGGGACAAGACCTGACCTGTGTGTACAACTCTGAACATGGATTCACAAACAGGAAGACAGTCCATGTCCCCAGATACT ATATTTCAATGAAAGTCTTGAACCACACAACGCCTCTGCAAAGCCGCTATGGTGGTGAACCTGTCGCACGCAGACTGACTCTTCAGGAAAATCAACACAACCAGAGAATACTGCTCCACATTGAGGGCAATGTGCCGGAGTACAGTCTATACTGCCAAAG AAGTGACGGCTCATTTGTCCAAACGGAAAAGGCTGCAATGGTCTTCAAGGCACAGCTCACAGAGCAGGACGAAGGCCTGTACACCTGCAGGGCGTATTTCTATCATCACACAGCCACCGTTAACATTCAAGTAGAGGTCACAAGTGAGGATAAACAGTTTG TGACTGCAGCCGTCATCTGCATCTCTTCTGCTTCTGCCATCATTGTGATCCTGGCCATCGCTCTCTGGGTGTTCTG caaaataactgCCACAAGACAATACAAG AAGCCAGAGTCTCTCTCAGCTTTGACAGCTCTGATGCAGGATCCAGGCTCTCCTGCTGTGAAGAAGCCAGCAGTTATGGATAAAGACAGCAAAGAATATGCTCAGCTGGTCAATTACTCCATAGTGATCGACGTCAAGAGTACAGTGTGA
- the LOC115431974 gene encoding hemicentin-1 isoform X2, translated as MGCSRLLILGLVLNIAHWSEILGFNEESLLEIPRNVTGVLGEDVHLGCRYLGKDEITAAEWKRESESKISKRLTGFINGRPFNRDTDFSVPHSLTNLTVRMNVTNVKAEGVYKCKFMTEDEEIADTVFLSVVARPDIQIQVNAEIINGTHHQTVTCFADGGRPTPQISWLVNNRPPSNDVFNIDDEETIHPNGTSTLSSSLHFPTHLQDEDSVTCMVQHLTLPKPKLTTVRVDTYLRPNVSIKAEMVQQRGSEFWVVSCISSGGRPNTDISLALDTDEDLQTEDETGTDSQTISVHLPAATYKGHNITCMFDHPKFTHRESRVITLPSYYLSGVHLSYSGMENRDGSIQTTEYLELQEGQTDALFTVKVTGNVPSYNVTCEKDGGPVPEGVNLVGSSLSVQGPVNHVYAGLYECVFYYHHHRAMLHFNITVRTQPVPPSIQVDLQTDNGSSVIECSAADAVPAANMSWLLPEGVSGVAWFNFTSHNGSHSVRGVLLLPACSPWELTAKCVINHPAFEKPENRSITLPLCDPPNITLSSSTESRGGDEYTKVECSVESVAPAAAVTWQVGNSDSNNSTTHVMETEVHEVQADGLVLAQSSVHFLSSFYSDQNLTCVVEHPSLEAPEKRTMRIPGHRAPMLSASLKRQSGSELWMAECICSGDNVGTNLAWVLPENAKAQTSLDSRYEGHVQKATLTYHFPLALHEGQDLTCVYNSEHGFTNRKTVHVPRYYISMKVLNHTTPLQSRYGGEPVARRLTLQENQHNQRILLHIEGNVPEYSLYCQRSDGSFVQTEKAAMVFKAQLTEQDEGLYTCRAYFYHHTATVNIQVEVTSEDKQFVTAAVICISSASAIIVILAIALWVFCKITATRQYKKPESLSALTALMQDPGSPAVKKPAVMDKDSKEYAQLVNYSIVIDVKSTV; from the exons ATGGGATGTTCAAGGCTGCTGATTTTGGGTCTTGTCCTAAATATTGCTCACTGGTCGGAAATTTTGG GTTTCAATGAAGAGTCACTTCTGGAGATCCCACGCAATGTTACAGGAGTCCTAGGAGAAGATGTGCACCTGGGCTGCAGATATCTGGGCAAGGATGAGATCACTGCTGCAGAATGGAAACGGGAGAGTGAATCTAAAATTAGCAAGCGGCTGACAGGGTTTATCAATGGAAGGCCTTTTAACCGTGACACCGATTTCTCAGTCCCACACTCTCTCACAAACCTCACAGTCAGAATGAACGTGACCAATGTGAAAGCAGAGGGAGTGTATAAGTGTAAGTTTATGACAGAAGATGAAGAAATTGCTGACACTGTATTCCTCAGTGTAGTAG CCCGGCCTGACATACAGATCCAAGTGAATGCAGAGATTATCAACGGCACTCACCACCAGACAGTGACATGCTTCGCTGATGGGGGCCGGCCCACGCCTCAGATCAGCTGGCTGGTTAACAACCGCCCTCCTTCAAATGATGTCTTCAACATAGATGATGAGGAAACTATTCACCCAAATGGTACCTCCACCCTAAGCAGCAGCCTGCATTTCCCCACCCACTTGCAGGACGAGGACAGTGTGACCTGCATGGTTCAACACCTGACCCTCCCAAAACCAAAACTCACCACAGTGAGGGTGGACACCTACC TGAGGCCGAATGTGAGCATTAAAGCAGAGATGGTACAACAAAGAGGAAGTGAGTTCTGGGTGGTCTCTTGTATTTCATCTGGGGGGAGACCCAACACTGACATCTCTTTGGCTTTGGACACCGATGAGGATCTGCAGACAGAGGATGAGACAGGCACAGACTCACAAACCATCTCCGTGCATCTCCCTGCAGCCACTTACAAAGGCCATAACATCACCTGTATGTTTGACCACCCCAAATTTACTCACAGGGAGTCAAGAGTCATAACACTGCCATCTTATT ATTTGTCTGGAGTTCATTTGTCATATTCTGGGATGGAAAACAGGGATGGTAGCATCCAAACCACTGAGTATTTAGAGCTGCAGGAAGGACAGACAGATGCTTTATTCACAGTGAAGGTCACTGGGAATGTGCCGAGTTACAATGTTACCTGCGAAAA AGATGGTGGACCCGTACCTGAGGGTGTCAATCTGGTTGGTAGCAGCCTCTCTGTTCAGGGTCCTGTAAATCATGTCTACGCTGGCCTGTATGAATGTGTCTTCTATTATCACCATCACCGAGCAATGCTACACTTTAACATTACAGTTAGAACTCAGCCTG TTCCTCCCTCAATACAAGTTGATTTGCAGACTGACAATGGAAGCAGCGTGATTGAGTGCTCAGCAGCTGATGCTGTTCCTGCAGCCAACATGTCCTGGCTTCTACCAGAGGGTGTGTCTGGAGTCGCTTGGTTCAATTTCACTTCTCATAATGGAAGCCACTCCGTCAGGGGAGTTTTACTCCTCCCTGCCTGCTCGCCTTGGGAGCTCACAGCGAAGTGTGTGATAAATCACCCTGCATTTGAGAAACCAGAGAACAGAAGCATAACGCTCCCTCTTTGCG ATCCACCTAACATCACCCTCAGCTCCAGCACAGAGAGTAGAGGAGGTGATGAGTACACAAAGGTGGAATGCTCAGTGGAAAGTGTTGCCCCTGCAGCAGCCGTAACGTGGCAAGTTGGAAACAGTGACAGTAACAACAGCACCACTCATGTGATGGAAACTGAAGTCCATGAAGTCCAGGCTGATGGTCTGGTACTGGCTCAGAGctctgtgcacttcctgtcttcTTTTTATTCTGATCAGAATTTGACCTGTGTGGTGGAGCATCCGAGCTTGGAGGCACCAGAGAAAAGAACAATGCGCATTCCTGGGCACA GAGCTCCTATGCTGAGTGCATCTCTAAAGAGGCAGTCAGGCTCCGAACTCTGGATGGCAGAGTGTATCTGCAGTGGGGACAATGTTGGCACGAACCTGGCCTGGGTCCTTCCTGAAAATGCCAAAGCCCAAACATCCCTGGACTCAAGGTACGAAGGTCATGTCCAGAAAGCTACGCTAACTTATCATTTTCCTCTGGCTCTTCATGAGGGACAAGACCTGACCTGTGTGTACAACTCTGAACATGGATTCACAAACAGGAAGACAGTCCATGTCCCCAGATACT ATATTTCAATGAAAGTCTTGAACCACACAACGCCTCTGCAAAGCCGCTATGGTGGTGAACCTGTCGCACGCAGACTGACTCTTCAGGAAAATCAACACAACCAGAGAATACTGCTCCACATTGAGGGCAATGTGCCGGAGTACAGTCTATACTGCCAAAG AAGTGACGGCTCATTTGTCCAAACGGAAAAGGCTGCAATGGTCTTCAAGGCACAGCTCACAGAGCAGGACGAAGGCCTGTACACCTGCAGGGCGTATTTCTATCATCACACAGCCACCGTTAACATTCAAGTAGAGGTCACAAGTGAGGATAAACAGTTTG TGACTGCAGCCGTCATCTGCATCTCTTCTGCTTCTGCCATCATTGTGATCCTGGCCATCGCTCTCTGGGTGTTCTG caaaataactgCCACAAGACAATACAAG AAGCCAGAGTCTCTCTCAGCTTTGACAGCTCTGATGCAGGATCCAGGCTCTCCTGCTGTGAAGAAGCCAGCAGTTATGGATAAAGACAGCAAAGAATATGCTCAGCTGGTCAATTACTCCATAGTGATCGACGTCAAGAGTACAGTGTGA
- the LOC115431984 gene encoding integrin-linked protein kinase: MDDIFTQCREGNAVAVRLWLDNTENDLNQGDDHGFSPLHWACREGRSSVVDMLIMRGARINVMNRGDDTPLHLAASHGHRDIVGKLIQCKADTNAANEHGNTPLHYACFWGQDQVAEDLVTNGAQVSICNKYGETPLDKGKPHLRELLREKAEKMGQNLTKIPFKDTFWKGTTRTRPRNGTLNKHAGIDYKQLSLLAKINENQSGELWQGRWQGNEIVVKVLKVRDWTTRKSRDFNEEYPKLRIFSHPNVLPMLGACQCPPAPHPIIITHWMPYGSLYNVLHEGTNFVVDQTQAVKFALDIASGMAFLHTLEPMIPRHYLNSKSIMIDEDMTARISMADVKFSFQCPGRMYSPAWVAPEALQKKPEEINRRSADMWSFAILLWELVTREVPFADLSNMEIGMKVSLEGLRPTIPPGISPHICKLMKICMNEDPAKRPKFDMIVPILEKMQDK, encoded by the exons ATGGATGATATCTTCACCCAGTGCCGGGAAGGCAATGCAGTAGCCGTTCGCCTATGGTTGGACAACACAGAAAATGACCTCAATCAAGG AGATGACCACGGCTTCAGCCCCCTCCACTGGGCGTGCAGGGAGGGCCGTTCCAGCGTGGTGGACATGCTCATCATGAGAGGGGCTCGCATTAACGTCATGAACCGCGGAGATGACACACCTCTGCACCTCGCTGCCAGCCATGGCCATCGAGACATCGTAGGAAAG CTGATCCAGTGCAAAGCAGACACTAATGCAGCCAATGAACACGGGAACACACCACTGCATTATGCTTGCTTCTGGGGCCAAGACCAAGTAGCTGAG GACCTTGTGACTAACGGGGCACAGGTGAGCATCTGTAACAAATATGGGGAAACTCCCTTGGACAAAGGCAAACCTCACCTGCGGGAGCTCCTCAGAG AAAAGGCAGAGAAAATGGGACAGAACTTGACTAAAATTCCCTTCAAGGACACATTTTGGAAAGGCACCACAAGAACTCGGCCCC GTAATGGCACGTTAAATAAACACGCAGGCATCGACTACAAACAGCTCTCTCTTCTGGCTAAAATAAATGAGAACCAGTCTGGAGAG CTGTGGCAAGGACGTTGGCAGGGAAATGAGATTGTTGTTAAGGTGCTAAAGGTTCGTGACTGGACCACAAGGAAAAGCAGAGACTTCAATGAGGAATATCCCAAACTCAG GATATTTTCCCACCCGAATGTCCTTCCCATGTTGGGAGCATGTCAGTGTCCTCCCGCCCCTCACcccatcatcatcacacactggaTGCCTTATGGCTCCCTCTACAATGTGCTGCATGAAGGCACCA ATTTTGTGGTGGACCAGACACAGGCAGTGAAGTTTGCACTGGACATTGCAAGTGGAATGGCCTTCTTACACACACTTGAACCCATGATCCCTCGTCATTATCTCAACAGTAAAAGTATTATG ATTGATGAAGACATGACGGCCAGGATCAGTATGGCAGACGTCAAGTTCTCCTTCCAGTGCCCTGGCAGGATGTACTCGCCTGCATGGGTAGCCCCGGAGG CCCTGCAGAAGAAACCTGAAGAGATTAACCGTCGGTCAGCAGACATGTGGAGCTTTGCCATCCTGCTCTGGGAGTTGGTGACCCGAGAGGTGCCCTTTGCTGACCTTTCAAACATGGAAATAGGCATGAAG gtttctttggaggGGTTGAGGCCCACTATCCCACCTGGCATCTCACCACACATTTGCAAGCTCATGAAGATATGCATGAACGAGGATCCAGCAAAGAGGCCTAAATTTGACATGATTGTGCCAATTCTGGAAAAAATGCAAGACAAATGA